One part of the Mya arenaria isolate MELC-2E11 chromosome 3, ASM2691426v1 genome encodes these proteins:
- the LOC128227678 gene encoding long-chain-fatty-acid--CoA ligase ACSBG2-like has translation MAMATGQESQKEDLNMNQSHKLDLSGGGEQTAELVTTPVEAAAAGDIGDGMGNSSSGTGAVTLTQIQPLSEKGDVKVVGNGVKKELDDLLKATNLTTTSIDGAVRLRMENEGYGAEKPITVQTMFLQTVQQVPDNLALAVKRNGIWEKITFREYYNQSQQAAKSLIKLGLEPHHGVSILGFNSPEWYISFLGAVFAGGKGTGIYATNTAEACGYVLKNSRSNVVVVENHAQLKKILQVWEELPDLKAIVQYTGEVAERKDNIYSWAEFLQFGKDVPDSALEERTLIQAPNTCCSLIYTSGTTGNPKGVMISHDNYTWVADKVGRQIKVVFGKEISISFLPLSHIAAQMLDFIVALKFGGAVYFAQPDALKGSLLETWKEVRPTTVFAVPRLWEKINERLASEGSKRSNMARKISAWARDKGRRGSQAQSNGGSKPWGWSIANILVFRKLKTLLGLDRCKLFGSGAAPIMKDTLEFFSSLNIRIDEVYGMSECTGPHTFNTDGAYKMTSVGKEMWGVKTRLHEMDHESNGEICFWGRHVFMGYLNEPEKNKEIFGDDDWLHSGDIGRHDEDGFLYITGRIKELIITAGGENVAPVPIEDNVKEALPCVSNCMLIGDKRKFLSMLITLKTDLNLDTNEPLDTLTKETLSWYQSIGSQARTVEDALNDKSVLQAIQAGVDKANKKAVSNAARVQKWTILPKDFSLPGGELGPTLKLRRPIVVKMYDKTISAFYEE, from the exons ATGGCAATGGCAACAGGGCAGGAATCTCAGAAAGAGGATCTGAACATGAACCAATCTCACAAACT AGATCTGAGTGGCGGCGGTGAGCAGACCGCGGAGTTAGTGACCACGCCCGTTGAAGCGGCTGCTGCGGGTGACATTGGTGACGGAATGGGTAACTCAAGTAGTGGAACAGGGGCAGTAACTCTCACACAGATCCAGCCCCTTTCAGAAAAAGGGGATGTAAAGGTTGTGGGAAATGGTGTCAAGAAAG AACTGGATGACCTGCTCAAAGCAACAAATCTGACCACCACATCTATAGATGGCGCTGTAAGGTTACGGATGGAAAACGAGGGGTATGGTGCTGAGAAACCAATAACTGTACAGACCATGTTCCTCCAGACAGTACAACAAGTACCAGATAATCTTGCACTCG CTGTGAAAAGGAATGGAATTTGGGAAAAGATTACATTCCGTGAATACTACAATCAGTCGCAACAGGCTGCCAAATCACTCATCAAG CTTGGCTTAGAGCCCCACCATGGCGTGTCCATCCTCGGGTTTAACTCACCAGAGTGGTATATCTCATTCCTTGGTGCAGTGTTTGCAGG AGGCAAGGGGACGGGTATCTATGCAACGAACACTGCAGAGGCGTGTGGGTATGTTTTGAAGAATTCGCGGTCCAATGTCGTTGTTGTTGAGAACCACGCACAGCTGAAAAAGATCCTACAGGTGTGGGAGGAGCTTCCTGACCTGAAGGCCATCGTACAGTACACCGGTGAGGTCGCTGAACGCAAGGATAACATATATTCA TGGGCAGAGTTTCTACAATTCGGTAAAGATGTCCCAGACTCAGCGCTGGAAGAGAGAACCCTGATCCAAGCCCCAAATACCTGTTGCTCACTTATATACACA TCAGGAACAACTGGAAATCCAAAGGGTGTGATGATCAGTCATGATAAT taTACATGGGTAGCTGACAAAGTTGGCCGTCAGATCAAGGTGGTGTTTGGGAAGGAAATCTCCATATCGTTCCTCCCCTTGAGTCACATAGCGGCACAGATGTTGGATTTCATCGTGGCACTGAAATTCGGTGGTGCAGTATACTTTGCTCAACCAGATGCCTTGAAg GGCTCATTACTGGAGACCTGGAAGGAGGTGCGGCCGACAACTGTCTTTGCAGTCCCGCGTCTTTGGGAGAAGATCAACGAGAGACTGGCATCAGAGGGGTCGAAAAGGTCCAACATGGCCCGCAAGATATCAGCTTGGGCCAGGGATAAGGGCCGAAGGGGCTCACAAGCGCAAAGTAATGG TGGAAGCAAACCATGGGGCTGGAGTATAGCCAACATCCTTGTGTTCCGTAAACTGAAAACGTTGCTGGGACTGGACCGATGCAAACTGTTTGGTTCAGGGGCTGCTCCTATCATGAAGGACACGCTAGAGTTTTTTTCCAGCCTCAACATTCGCATTGATGAGGTGTATGGAATGAGTGAATGTACAG GGCCGCACACATTCAACACAGATGGAGCATACAAAATGACGAGTGTTGGCAAGGAAATGTGGGGGGTTAAGACACGCTTACATGAGATGGACCATGAGAGCAATGGGGAG ATCTGTTTCTGGGGTCGACATGTGTTCATGGGATATCTTAACGAGCCAGAGAAGAACAAGGAGATATTCGGCGATGATGATTGGTTACATTCCGGGGACATCGGCAGACATGATGAGGACGGCTTCCTCTATATTACTGGAAGAATAAAAG agtTGATCATCACAGCGGGTGGAGAGAATGTGGCCCCAGTACCGATTGAGGACAATGTGAAGGAGGCCCTGCCTTGTGTTAGCAACTGTATGCTCATTGGAGACAAAAGAAAATTCCTCTCCATGCTCATTACACTTAAG ACTGATCTTAACCTTGACACAAATGAACCACTGGACACACTGACCAAGGAAACCCTGTCATGGTATCAGTCGATTGGCTCACAGGCTCGTACAGTAGAGGACGCTCTCAATGATAAATCTGTCTTGCAG GCTATCCAAGCAGGAGTGGACAAAGCAAACAAGAAAGCTGTATCTAATGCAGCTCGTGTCCAGAAGTGGACAATTCTTCCAAAAGACTTCTCCCTTCCAGGCGGTGAATTGG GGCCAACATTGAAGCTTAGAAGACCGatagttgtaaaaatgtatgACAAGACAATATCTGCCTTCTATGAGGAGTAA
- the LOC128226807 gene encoding uncharacterized protein LOC128226807, translating to MENTTPSLSMCEVQDVFTCSQARSLLCIRQTLRRSARVTIHGSVLFLSGLVAVKDTQLFLVRLEQGVNIIVKKSSYLYWQKELELNEDYVFTELIPTSLQKGSREQHLLYAVSDHSQLHEASKVRLTLVNIDHWLTSHRRPVTNDALPGDYQLDNGQAETEDKLDVFSYQGMVTAVLDASVGVFELDGKVRLYAGHLHSSTTDQLKTGQIVLVQNAHYRLHTKHSMLSLYCCILASVSVIEGPTADQNIKTQSSDGLRKQIYTSSLSQAHMDLLGQLRLKLNLQFLSGFGQKFVDKLFSRLLSTDYAQHVKMDGRSRNAIDEFLTLPHQCGLMVQGEEIQLKMCSIADIQKVKLADSPAVAVEGKDATDWCANIKALPDMEIPCIIDTCRETGQLILHDNTGRIGVVVCCLHSNHSDKTASLATCVHGGKTGENSASLVNQEQEQLPEDKYISENKSKFCMDTSKQNEEHSFEKCESEYTRLKNENLEAVEGNSGNSADLPSKNEQKGIEMKHICDMKCKCDSLQPGQSFTCPFVHKCCLGKAVLVKKCYVGEELKLQSKVDLMVASTSKRSSKPMEKKCLYLFVDLRYVFFICHSSRKSESSASVSGHLQGLEMDRSTSVFQKETPMLHTHEREDGGTIFCRKKECYVKKTPGKCEINSENKNTSVEYINRNDTLSNVMRLGARSASEEKLADSCFKSSLSNTSKSQGKVFTPKFVVKGVKRCHVRNKDKHVRKTTLSEKCVLNEKQNIDEHLSLTTVDNSKLRVVIEGSSQTENSNHSASKLKLISKKCDLSDINRVCELTKVVIHVENRGSVQDEKIVKDGKHMRQFYIDCELVTGDKTFKVCLQFPDGLIRYHAVISPGAFYLLTVPSELSPLLALNISNVKVQKAALKSKTRLLLSVNDHADIQEAWNDESSPWQPESSPWQHLVSLTALLQTGFSDTFVSFEGFIVKRSYTNISTDARTVDISTRQCVRILVQDCSLEHKKIWVYINERDVPIPLGLIPGVRLVCHALERRVAKGGNVYCKVLPFSSLHVLCYNSDHSKKSSDTTLTTMDIDFTSLPTHFLSDTWTMHTGSAMFQCTCDVTKVSRVSLKCICAVCGSVLMQGLCTSEGCGGGDGYAFSVRASVVVDDGTSVAMVTLTGNDVRSLLQLSHDQWACLQEEVAQVGEVFVQQVRPVLDTPLHQFVYQLCESGGVKQTWVMALKLSRVHPDVNNMDASEFVWKDFDTGTGHISTQCLPFLHLHCERLALFQPEALVHNYMGNQGTV from the exons ATGGAGAACACAACACCAAGTCTCAGCATGTGTGAAGTACAAGATGTATTTACCTGCAGCCAAGCTCGGTCTCTGCTTTGTATCAG GCAAACGCTGCGAAGATCTGCGAGAGTGACGATACATGGGAGCGTGCTCTTCTTGAGTGGCCTTGTAGCAGTGAAGGACACACAACTGTTCCTTGTGAGACTAGAGCAAGGAGTCAACATTATTGTCAAG aaatccAGCTACCTTTACTGGCAGAAGGAGCTAGAGTTGAATGAAGACTATGTGTTCACAGAATTGATACCTACATCTTTACAGAAG GGTAGCAGGGAGCAGCATCTGCTGTATGCAGTAAGTGACCACAGTCAGTTACATGAGGCTTCCAAGGTGAGATTGACCCTGGTGAACATTGACCACTGGCTAACTTCACACAGGAGGCCTGTGACTAATGATGCCCTGCCAGGCGACTATCAACTGGACAATGGACAGGCTGAGACTGAAGACAAGCTAGATGTCTTCTCTTACCAG GGTATGGTGACTGCAGTTTTGGATGCCTCTGTTGGAGTTTTTGAGCTGGATGGAAAAGTCAG ATTGTATGCTGGCCATTTGCATAGCAGTACCACAGATCAGCTGAAAACTGGACAGATAGTTCTGGTACAGAATGCTCACTATAGACTTCATACCAAG CACTCCATGTTGTCCCTGTATTGCTGCATCCTGGCGAGTGTCAGTGTGATAGAGGGACCGACTGCTGATCAG aacATCAAAACACAGTCTTCAGATGGTTTAAGAAAGCAGATTTATACAAGCAGTCTGTCCCAAGCCCATATGGACCTGCTGGGTCAGCTAAGACTTAAACTAAACCTGCAGTTTCTGTCTGGGTTTGGTCAGAA GTTTGTAGACAAATTATTTAGTCGGCTGTTGAGCACAGATTATGCCCAGCATGTGAAAATGGACGGTAGGTCGCGTAATGCTATTGATGAATTCCTTACACTACCTCACCAATGTGGGCTCATGGTACAGGGAGAGGAg ATCCAGTTGAAAATGTGTAGTATTGCTGATATACAGAAAGTCAAGCTGGCTGATAGCCCTGCTGTGGCAGTAGAAGGGAAAGATGCCACAGACTGGTGCGCTAATATAAAGGCTCTCCCTGACATG GAAATTCCCTGCATAATAGATACTTGCAGAGAAACAGGTCAACTCATTCTGCATGACAACACTGGTAGAATAGGTGTGGTTGTTTGCTGTCTCCATAGCAACCATAGCGATAAGACTGCCtccctggcaacatgtgtacatgGAGGGAAGACGGGAGAAAATTCTGCTTCACTAGTGAATCAAGAACAAGAACAGCTTCCAGAAGATAAATATAttagtgaaaacaaatcaaaattttGTATGGATACATCTAAGCAAAATGAAGAACACAGCTTTGAAAAATGTGAATCTGAATATACTaggttaaaaaatgaaaaccttGAAGCAGTAGAAGGTAACTCTGGTAACTCTGCTGACCTACCTTCGAAAAATGAGCAGAAAGGAATAGAAATGAAGCATATCTGtgatatgaaatgtaaatgTGATAGTCTTCAACCAGGACAATCCTTCACATGCCCTTTTGTTCATAAATGTTGCTTAGGGAAAGCAGTTTTggtgaaaaaatgttatgttggtgAAGAATTGAAGTTACAGTCAAAAGTTGATCTGATGGTTGCTTCGACCTCAAAGAGATCAAGTAAACCAATGGAGAAAAAGTGTTTATATCTCTTTGTAGATTTacgatatgttttttttatttgtcataGTTCAAGAAAATCAGAAAGTAGTGCTAGTGTAAGTGGACATCTTCAAGGCTTAGAGATGGATAGATCTACATCAGTATTCCAGAAAGAAACACCTATGTTACACACACATGAGCGTGAAGATGGTGGAACTATTTTCTGTAGGAAGAAAGAATGTTATGTTAAAAAGACTCCTGGTAAATGTGAGATCAACAGTGAAAACAAGAACACAAGtgttgaatatataaacaggAATGATACCTTGTCAAATGTAATGAGGCTAGGTGCAAGGTCTGCCAGTGAAGAAAAGTTAGCCGATTCTTGTTTCAAATCGAGTTTGTCCAATACCAGTAAGTCACAAGGTAAAGTGTTTACACCAAAATTTGTTGTTAAAGGAGTCAAAAGGTGTCATGTCCGTAACAAGGACAAACATGTCAGAAAAACAACACTATCAGAAAAATGTGTtctaaatgaaaaacaaaatattgatgaaCATTTATCATTGACCACTGTCGATAATTCAAAGCTAAGGGTTGTCATTGAAGGAAGTTCTCAGACTGAAAATTCAAATCATTCTGCCAGTAAATTAAAACTGATTTCGAAAAAATGTGACTTAAGTGATATCAACAGAGTTTGTGAGCTGACCAAGGTTGTGATACATGTTGAAAACAGGGGCAGTGTTCAAGATGAAAAGATTGTGAAGGATGGCAAGCATATGAGGCAGTTTTACATCGACTGTGAACTGGTTACTGGTGACAAAACTTTCAAG gTTTGTTTGCAATTCCCAGACGGACTGATTCGGTATCACGCAGTTATATCCCCTGGAGCGTTTTACTTACTCACCGTTCCATCTGAGTTATCCCCCTTGCTAGCTCTTAACATTTCCAATGTGAAGGTACAAAAGGCTGCCCTCAAGAGTAAAACAAG GTTGTTACTATCAGTTAATGACCACGCAGATATACAAGAGGCATGGAATGATGAGTCAtcaccatggcaaccagagtcaTCACCATGGCAACATCTTGTTTCCCTAACAGCATTGCTTCAAACAGg GTTTTCCGACACATTTGTGAGTTTTGAGGGGTTTATAGTGAAGCGTTCTTACACGAATATTAGCACGGATGCTCGGACTGTGGACATCTCAACACGACAGTGTGTGAGGATACTTGTGCAAGACTGCAGCCTGGAGCATAAGAAAATATGG GTATACATCAATGAGCGTGATGTTCCCATTCCCCTGGGTCTGATCCCCGGGGTAAGGCTGGTGTGCCATGCTCTTGAGAGAAGGGTGGCCAAAGGTGGCAATGTCTACTGCAAAGTCTTACCATTTTCCTCATTACATGTGTTGTGCTATAACAG tgaTCACTCTAAGAAGTCCTCTGATACCACCCTGACCACAATGGACATAGATTTTACCAGTCTCCCCACCCACTTTCTGTCAGACACCTGGACAATGCACACAGGCTCAGCCATGTTCCAGTGCACGTGTGACGTGACCAAAGTATCTCGCGTTTCTCTCAAGTGTATTTGCGCAGTGTGTGGCAGTGTGCTCATGCAGGGCTTGTGCACTAGTGAGGGATGTGGTGGAGGGGATGGCTACGCTTTTAGTGTACGTGCAAG TGTGGTAGTAGATGATGGGACGagtgttgccatggtaaccctGACAGGAAATGATGTAAGAAGCCTGCTCCAACTGTCACATGACCAGTGGGCATGTCTACAGGAAGAGGTCGCCCAGGTTGGCGAAGTATTTGTACAACAG